The DNA window CTTTGTGGCTGGAGAAGTGTCCTTGTTTGCAGGAATAGCTATGTGGATGACAAGTTTCCCGCGAATCAGGAGAAAGTTGTTCGAGCTTTTTTTCTATACACATCATCTCTACATTATCTTCGTAGTGTTCTTCGTATTCCATGTTGGATTTACCTACTCCTGCATCACTCTTCCTGGATTTTACCTCTTCTTGATTGACCGGTATTTGAGATTCTTACAATCTCAACAATGCGTTTGCTTGGTTTCTGCACGTGTTTTACCTTGCCAAGCAGTGGAGCTAAACTTCTCTAAAAGTCCAGGTGATTAACTTACTCTATGGTACAATGGAATTTCAATCCATTGATACATGTCATTGTCACGGTGTatcattttgtatttttctattCTGATTTCAGGGCTAAGGTACTATCCAACGAGTTCCGTTTTCATAAATGTGCCTAGTATTTCAAAGTTGCAGTGGCATCCATTTACAGTGACTTCCAACAGTAACATGGAACCTGAGAAACTCAGCATTGTCATAAAAAGTGAAGGGAAATGGTCTCAGAAACTGTTTGAAAAGCTCTCATCGACTACGCCAGGACACCATCTTCAAGTTTCTCTAGAGGGTCCTTATGGACCGAGTTCAACCCAATTCTTGAGGtatcaaacaaattaatttcTCAAATGGTCATTCAACTAACAGTTATCATCTCAGAAAGTGAGTCACTTTCTTTGTGgaagaaaattgaaatcaaGAAGAATGACGACTTTCTGAGAAAATGACTATTAGTTGAGTGGTCATCTGAGAAATAAACCCGATGTCAAACTATAGATGGAACAGTTACTTTTGGTTTCCAAAATTTCTTACTTGATGTGGAAAATTGCTTGCAGACATGATATGCTAGTTATGGTGAGTGGAGGCAGTGGCATAACTCCTTTTATATCAATCATCAGAGAGCTGATTTATATTGCTGGTTCAACAGGCTGCAAGATCCCAAAAGTTCTCCTTGTTGCTGCTTTCAAGAAATCAACGGATCTCGCCATGCTGGAACTTCTCCTTCCCCTTTCAGGAACCAACTACAATATGTCGCGATTACAGATACAGATTGAAGCATATGTAACAAGAGAGACAGAACCTCTAAAAGACAACCAGAAGTTCCTCAAAACACTATGGCTTAAGCCCAATGCATCAGAAAGACCAGTTTCCTCAGTTTTAGGCCAGAACAATTGGCTTTGGCTTGGGGCTATAATCACATCCTCTTTCATCATGTTTCTTCTGCTCATTGCCATTCTAAACCGATATTACATTTACCCCATTGACCATAACACGGGGATGATATATTCGTACTCTGAAAGAGCAGCTCTCAGTATGTTGCTTTTATGTGTGTCTATAGCTGTAACTGCATCAGCTGCCTTTGTTTGGAATAAGAAACAGAAGGCAAAGGAAATGGTGCAGATTCAGAACAACGACATACCAACACCGATGACTTCTCCAGGTACAGGCTCATGGTTTAACAACGCGGATATAGAGCTGGAAAGTCTACCCTTTCAAACGTTTACTCGAGCAACACAAGTACACTATGGTGTAAGGCCTAATCTAAAAAGTATGTTAAGCTTGAACTCTTTGCTCTTTTTACTACTAGCTAAGAAGCACAAGTACAGTATTCTGATGAATTATctgatattttcatttctaaAACATAGGGATATTTGTTTTGCAGAGAAAGTTACAGAGTGTGAAGAATCAAATGTTGGAGTTTTTGTTAGTGGTCCAAGAAGAATGAAGCAAGAAATAGCAACAATTTGTTCATCCTGTGTAGGCACCAACCTTCATTTTGAATCCATCAGCTTTAGCTGGTAATACATGTAGAGTTTGTGTGCGGAGGTGAAACTCTGAAAAATTTGTATTAAAACtttattaaaatatctaaatgaTAGTTGTAATACAATTTGgattcaatattatatattattataaattcaACGACTGTTATTTCGGAACaaatataatacatttataacaaCGTAAACTAATTTATATAGCACTGAAATGTATGAAATTCACATATAATACTTTtaacatatttgtattttaaatgtttcggtaagaataaaaatagaagtaTGATTCGTAATTAAgacaatatataatttattatatcttaaatataaaaagtCTTCGAAGGAAAAAAGGAAATTGTGATTTGTTACCAAATAATTTCTCATATAAATCCCGGTGAATACCCTTTTTTCAGGGATTTTGTCTTCTTGCTCGTCGACACCATTGCAGGTTTCTCTTCAGATTTCTCAATCTCTTTTCAGCTACTTATTCCTACGATTTCCTAACGAAAATGTAATTGCGAATGTCGAAATTACTGTTAAATGTATTTCCGTTTTGTTGTATCTTCTACTTTTTCATCAACACCTTCATATTCCTGCTAGCTGATCATTTGATGAACTTGTTTATTCAGTAATGGCTTCGACGCAATATACATACTGGAAAGAAAAGCTtaaaattgacttattttacATGCTTTTAAGCCAAAACCCTAACTATTAAGCACTCTTGCCTGGGTTAGATAAAATCACTTTTCTATTTAATCGAACACTACAAAAgtgattaaaaattattttggcttaaaataagtaaatccAAAAATAACCTAAATTAGCATGTTTATGAGCTATAAGCTATAAGCTCATCCGAAGAGGTGTTAACTTGCACAGTAgatataattttcaatttttaacgAAATCTATTATTTGATGATCATATACAGTAAAATAATGCTTTTTGTCTAGTGAATCATATGGATTGTGTTTATATTGGGTGCTGCATAGAGGACTGTATGTTCCAGTTATATGATGATTGATGACCTCCGTTTTATACAGAAATGGATTTTGAGTTAATTTGTAGACCAGTTAAGTTGGTGATATCCATTACAAGAACTATGGAAGGACATTCTTTATGCATTCAGTTTATAGTTTATTTTCTATGGTGCTTAGCTTGCATGATGTATCTATCTGATAATATGATGTGTTTGATTGATGGTGTTTGTTAACGATGGTAATGACATGACTTTGGCAGGTCGAGATGTGGACGTtataataaatagaaaatgAACAACACTTCTGCAGGGCCACCCTCAAATGCAGCTAGAGTACGAGGAGCATCACAACCTTCGGAAAGTTCACTTAAAAGGAAACGTGCCATGTTTCAGAAAGACCGTCAGTGACCATTAGATAGATgtgataataatattaattcacTTCAccttgtttaattttttaacatttcttttatttattacataGTGCAACGCATGATGTATGGTTTTGGAGATGTTATCAATGTAAGATGCTTCTCTGTTTCACCTGTTcatctttttgttgttttcatcTGTGTATGTCCATGGTGTTTATACTCGTGAATTGTTATGATTATGGCATGCTGCTGTTGCCTAGTTTTTGTCTCTACATGCATTGATAGTGGGAAAATTTGCAGTTTGTGTGTGTCCAGATTGAGTATGGCCTTTACTTATTGCTTTCTGTTTAACGACGTGCTAATAACACCATTCTCTGTCTATGAGAAATACTTTAATCTTCTTAGACAACAGTTCTAAACTTGTGTCTAGGTTCTAGCAAGTAGCAATAATGTTTGGAGGGGCTTTTGGGAGGACTGAGGACCTGCGCTAATTCTTAGGAAAGAACAGAAATTCACGAGTTGGGAGTTCTGTAATGATATTGTCtagttgtttttaaaaatggATAACCTTCTTTGCTGGAGTACGGTCCTCTTTCTGTTTTACCGCAGCTTGCTTTCCCTGCTCTCCATTATAAAATAGAGATAATTTTGCTGGAAGAATTTCTTCTTGCTATGTTTCCTCTTGTGGCTTTAAGtttattgtttcttatttaGTCAACTGATACTGGACTTCAAAAGGAATTGGCGGTTAATGCCTTATAAATATCAAACGTTTAGTCTAAAAGTTGCACTGATTCTGTTTTTCTATGAGTTATTGGTATTATTTCATCCCTTAATCTTTACTGAACTTCTAGTGCTGCACTGTCAGCCAATTCCAGAAACTGTGGCACTTGTGGAAGACATTGTGGTGGATTATGTCACTGATATGGTGAGTTGAATTTACTAGTATCCAGTGCTATTCCTTTTGCATGAAGCTTTGCATTTTACACAATTTAGTTTCTATTAGTATTTGATTGTAGAAGAAACATGCA is part of the Solanum stenotomum isolate F172 chromosome 8, ASM1918654v1, whole genome shotgun sequence genome and encodes:
- the LOC125873360 gene encoding transcription initiation factor TFIID subunit 13-like, translating into MNNTSAGPPSNAARVRGASQPSESSLKRKRAMFQKDLQRMMYGFGDVINPIPETVALVEDIVVDYVTDMAHKAQDIATKRGKLLTEDFLFLIRKDSAKLNRCRELLSMHEDLKKARKAFEFDQEELAHMSEGEV
- the LOC125873605 gene encoding ferric reduction oxidase 2-like, with the protein product MGDLQALASQAWGAATLSYLYHSLCRTSICDVFIVNGFISLLQVWAWERIIPFQPMLSPFNNDQPEGQKPLAYKWSRRRVHENDARKNMIFCRDVLDNLRPYQDDMSQNQNDDEVGPSQQYRSILRLLVLLILMGYFMIWIMMPTNTFYLHWLPHLYAKLNSTYFGQQGSNILIYTFPVLFIATLGCIFLHLVKYANVHDERTSKGTRSDSWSRPAITKGPLGIVSWIEFCFLFMFTALLIWSISSYTHGMFKTITRQSAAMMGVKVWKAKLQSVALMLGLVGNICLAFLFFPVTRGSSILRLFGLTSESSVKYHIWLGHAVMALFTAHGLCFIIFWADTHQLSEMLEWNKVGISFVAGEVSLFAGIAMWMTSFPRIRRKLFELFFYTHHLYIIFVVFFVFHVGFTYSCITLPGFYLFLIDRYLRFLQSQQCVCLVSARVLPCQAVELNFSKSPGLRYYPTSSVFINVPSISKLQWHPFTVTSNSNMEPEKLSIVIKSEGKWSQKLFEKLSSTTPGHHLQVSLEGPYGPSSTQFLRHDMLVMVSGGSGITPFISIIRELIYIAGSTGCKIPKVLLVAAFKKSTDLAMLELLLPLSGTNYNMSRLQIQIEAYVTRETEPLKDNQKFLKTLWLKPNASERPVSSVLGQNNWLWLGAIITSSFIMFLLLIAILNRYYIYPIDHNTGMIYSYSERAALSMLLLCVSIAVTASAAFVWNKKQKAKEMVQIQNNDIPTPMTSPGTGSWFNNADIELESLPFQTFTRATQVHYGVRPNLKKKVTECEESNVGVFVSGPRRMKQEIATICSSCVGTNLHFESISFSW